The Mesorhizobium sp. M1D.F.Ca.ET.043.01.1.1 genome contains a region encoding:
- a CDS encoding DUF1850 domain-containing protein, with protein sequence MSLCILAAGKTVTLAVAAFTLSWTHSVERTRWQEDWKVTPAGLRLVEARVKGSGAGMEPPEGSVLRDGWWIYSPRIGSQPRLVLAASGATGAGWTLCTAEGCRELGKAAGETTVLEPCNGASQPR encoded by the coding sequence ATGAGCCTGTGCATCCTCGCCGCCGGCAAGACGGTGACGCTCGCCGTCGCCGCCTTCACTTTGTCCTGGACGCATTCGGTGGAGCGGACGCGCTGGCAGGAGGACTGGAAAGTCACGCCTGCCGGGCTTCGGCTCGTCGAGGCGCGGGTCAAGGGCTCCGGCGCCGGCATGGAACCGCCCGAGGGCTCGGTGCTGCGCGACGGCTGGTGGATCTATTCGCCGCGGATCGGATCCCAGCCGCGCCTGGTGCTCGCAGCGTCCGGCGCCACCGGGGCAGGCTGGACGCTGTGCACGGCCGAGGGCTGTCGCGAGCTGGGCAAGGCAGCGGGAGAGACGACGGTGCTCGAACCTTGCAACGGCGCGAGCCAGCCGCGATAG
- a CDS encoding TAXI family TRAP transporter solute-binding subunit, with protein MRDFRTKFVAVGALALSLGLGAMSAGAQEFINVLTGGTSGVYYPLGVALSEIYGKGIEGARTQVQATKASVENLNLLQQGKGEIAFALGDSVKLAAEGNTEAGFPGKLDKLRGIAAIYPNYIQIVASKESGIKTLADLKGKSLSVGAPASGTELNARAIFAAAGLRYEDLGRVEYLPFAESVELIKNRQLDATLQSAGLGVASIRDLATSVPINVVAVPAEDVAKIGSPYLSVVIPKGTYEGQAEDVATAAVGNFLVTRADVSDETAYQMTKLMFEHLDQLAAAHAAAKAIDPAKALNGMPVPLHPGAEKYYKEKGLIK; from the coding sequence ATGCGCGATTTCAGGACGAAATTCGTTGCCGTCGGCGCTCTGGCGCTGTCGCTTGGCCTCGGCGCCATGTCGGCCGGGGCGCAGGAATTCATCAACGTGCTGACCGGCGGCACGTCGGGCGTCTACTATCCGCTCGGCGTCGCGCTGTCCGAGATCTACGGCAAGGGCATCGAAGGCGCCCGCACCCAGGTGCAGGCAACCAAGGCATCGGTCGAGAACCTCAACCTGCTGCAGCAGGGCAAGGGCGAGATCGCCTTCGCGCTCGGCGATTCCGTGAAGCTTGCCGCCGAAGGCAACACCGAGGCCGGCTTTCCCGGCAAGCTCGACAAATTGCGCGGCATCGCCGCCATCTATCCCAACTACATCCAGATCGTCGCCAGCAAGGAGTCCGGCATCAAGACGCTCGCCGATCTCAAGGGCAAGAGCCTGTCGGTCGGCGCGCCCGCTTCCGGCACCGAGCTCAACGCCCGCGCCATCTTCGCCGCCGCCGGGCTGAGATACGAGGATCTCGGACGCGTCGAATATCTGCCCTTCGCCGAATCGGTCGAGCTGATCAAGAACCGCCAGCTCGACGCCACGCTGCAATCGGCGGGTCTCGGCGTCGCCTCGATCCGGGACCTTGCCACCTCGGTGCCGATCAACGTCGTCGCCGTGCCGGCCGAGGACGTCGCCAAGATCGGCTCGCCCTATCTTTCGGTCGTCATTCCCAAGGGGACCTATGAGGGCCAGGCGGAGGATGTCGCGACCGCCGCGGTCGGCAATTTCCTCGTCACCAGGGCCGATGTCTCCGACGAGACCGCCTATCAGATGACCAAGCTGATGTTCGAGCATCTCGACCAGCTCGCCGCCGCCCACGCCGCCGCCAAGGCGATCGATCCGGCCAAGGCGCTCAACGGCATGCCGGTGCCGCTGCACCCCGGCGCGGAGAAATATTACAAGGAAAAAGGGCTCATCAAGTAA
- a CDS encoding YciI family protein — translation MRYMLLIYNDEAAMAKAPKEQTQQVLAAYGAYTEALHKSGAWLAGERLRPTQAATQVRLASGKTNVLDGPYADTKEQLAGFYMIEAADIDTAIEWAARCPAASTGTVEVRPIWEMAEYIAA, via the coding sequence ATGCGTTACATGCTTTTGATCTACAATGACGAAGCCGCGATGGCGAAAGCGCCGAAGGAGCAGACCCAGCAGGTGCTTGCCGCCTATGGCGCCTATACGGAAGCGTTGCACAAATCGGGTGCGTGGCTGGCCGGCGAGCGGCTGCGGCCGACCCAGGCGGCCACGCAGGTGCGGCTGGCCAGCGGCAAGACCAATGTGCTCGACGGGCCCTACGCCGATACCAAGGAGCAACTGGCCGGCTTCTACATGATCGAGGCGGCCGACATCGATACCGCCATCGAATGGGCGGCGCGCTGCCCCGCCGCCAGCACCGGAACGGTCGAGGTACGGCCGATCTGGGAGATGGCCGAATACATAGCCGCGTAA
- a CDS encoding TRAP transporter permease — MTETPTVLSPTVEEPLEGLPPGFGEGIAGKAAFLIAVAFSVFQIYIAAYGSLPSQVVRAMHVGFLLLLGFGLIANLRAAGMPAKALFWTLGALGFATGLYNWIFYADLIRRSGFLTTPDLIVGALLVVLVFEAARRLMGLPLAVIAFLFLAYCFVGNHLPPPFIHRGYDFAQLVDTFAFGTEGIYGTPVYVSAAYIFIFVVFAAFLERAGMIALFNDFALGLVGSWRGGPAQVCVLSSALMGTISGSGVANVVASGQFTIPLMKRFGFRSAFAGAVEATSSMGGQIMPPVMGAVAFIMAETLNIPYAEVVKAAIIPAMLYFGACFWQVHLEAGKAGLHGMAKAELPNPWEAVRKHWPLVLPLAVLVYLLFAGYTPIFAGTMGLALTIVLILGTPLAALIGPFAFRVVFWLALGLAAASFMRFGVNVLSLVIAALIVACVTFKGGRETLRICVDSLAEGAKNALPVGIACAIVGIVIGTLTLTGIASTFIGWIISIGENNLFLSLVLTMLTCLVLGMGIPTIPNYIITSSLAGPALLSLGVPLIVSHMFVFYFGIMADLTPPVALAAFAAAPMARESGLKIGIQATKLAIAGFVVPFMAVYTPALMLQDAGPIAAQFGYPVEVAYIVVKACMGIVLWGAAAVGFLARRMAWWERLAAFAAGVLLVAALPLTDEAGWALALLWIGWHCWRARQASARA, encoded by the coding sequence ATGACCGAAACCCCGACCGTTCTTTCTCCGACTGTCGAAGAGCCTCTTGAAGGCCTTCCGCCGGGCTTCGGCGAAGGCATCGCCGGCAAGGCGGCCTTCCTGATCGCCGTCGCCTTTTCCGTCTTCCAGATCTACATCGCCGCCTATGGCAGCCTGCCCAGCCAGGTGGTGCGCGCCATGCATGTCGGCTTCCTGCTGCTGCTCGGCTTCGGCCTGATCGCCAATCTGCGCGCCGCCGGCATGCCGGCGAAGGCCTTGTTCTGGACGCTTGGCGCGCTGGGCTTCGCCACCGGCCTCTACAACTGGATATTCTACGCCGACCTCATCCGCCGCTCCGGCTTCCTCACCACGCCGGACCTGATCGTCGGCGCCCTGCTCGTGGTGCTGGTCTTCGAGGCGGCTCGGCGGCTGATGGGGCTGCCGCTCGCGGTCATCGCCTTCCTCTTTCTCGCCTATTGCTTCGTCGGCAATCACCTGCCGCCGCCCTTCATCCATCGCGGCTATGATTTCGCGCAGCTCGTCGACACCTTCGCCTTTGGCACCGAGGGCATATACGGCACGCCGGTCTATGTCTCGGCGGCCTATATCTTCATCTTCGTCGTCTTCGCCGCCTTTCTCGAACGCGCCGGCATGATCGCGCTGTTCAACGATTTCGCGCTCGGCCTGGTCGGCTCCTGGCGCGGCGGCCCGGCGCAGGTCTGCGTGCTCTCCTCGGCGCTGATGGGCACCATCTCCGGTTCGGGCGTCGCCAATGTCGTGGCGAGCGGCCAGTTCACCATCCCGCTGATGAAACGCTTCGGCTTCCGCTCGGCCTTTGCCGGAGCCGTCGAGGCGACCTCATCGATGGGCGGCCAAATCATGCCGCCGGTGATGGGCGCGGTGGCCTTCATCATGGCCGAGACGCTGAACATCCCTTACGCCGAGGTCGTGAAGGCGGCGATCATCCCGGCGATGCTCTATTTCGGCGCCTGTTTCTGGCAGGTGCATCTGGAAGCCGGCAAGGCCGGCCTGCACGGCATGGCCAAGGCGGAGCTCCCCAATCCCTGGGAGGCGGTGCGAAAACACTGGCCGCTGGTGCTGCCGCTCGCCGTGCTGGTCTACCTGCTCTTTGCCGGCTACACGCCAATCTTCGCCGGCACCATGGGCCTGGCGCTGACAATCGTGCTGATCCTCGGCACGCCGCTGGCGGCCTTGATCGGGCCGTTCGCCTTCCGCGTCGTCTTCTGGCTGGCGCTCGGGCTTGCCGCCGCCTCCTTCATGCGCTTCGGCGTCAACGTCCTGAGCCTCGTCATCGCGGCGCTCATCGTCGCCTGCGTCACCTTCAAGGGCGGCCGCGAGACGCTGCGCATCTGCGTCGATTCGCTTGCCGAAGGGGCCAAGAACGCGCTGCCGGTCGGCATCGCCTGCGCCATCGTCGGCATCGTCATCGGCACGCTGACGCTGACCGGCATCGCCTCGACCTTCATCGGCTGGATCATCTCCATCGGCGAGAACAACCTGTTCCTGTCTCTGGTGCTGACCATGCTCACCTGCCTGGTGCTCGGCATGGGCATCCCGACAATCCCCAATTACATCATCACCTCCTCGCTCGCCGGCCCGGCGCTTCTGTCGCTCGGCGTGCCGCTCATCGTCAGCCACATGTTCGTCTTCTATTTCGGCATCATGGCCGACCTCACCCCGCCGGTGGCGCTCGCCGCCTTCGCCGCCGCGCCCATGGCCCGGGAAAGCGGCCTCAAGATCGGCATCCAGGCCACCAAGCTCGCCATCGCCGGCTTCGTCGTGCCGTTCATGGCCGTCTACACGCCGGCGCTGATGCTGCAGGATGCCGGCCCGATCGCTGCCCAGTTCGGCTACCCGGTCGAGGTCGCCTACATCGTCGTCAAGGCCTGCATGGGCATTGTGCTGTGGGGGGCGGCCGCGGTCGGCTTCCTCGCCCGGCGCATGGCCTGGTGGGAGCGCCTCGCAGCCTTCGCCGCCGGCGTGCTCCTGGTCGCGGCGCTGCCGCTCACCGACGAAGCCGGCTGGGCGCTGGCGCTTCTCTGGATCGGCTGGCACTGCTGGCGCGCGCGCCAGGCGTCCGCCAGAGCATGA
- a CDS encoding DCC1-like thiol-disulfide oxidoreductase family protein: MTDLPEPKRPLIPGQAYAADQPLIVFDGVCVFCSGFVQTIVKLDRDKRFRFATAQSPFGEALFRKYGLPTDNYETNLAVIDGEAFTKLDSFVAVMAALGWPWRAARLLLVLPRPLRDWLYDRVAKNRYALFGRKDSCDIPSAELRERLIG, from the coding sequence ATGACCGACCTGCCCGAACCGAAGCGTCCCCTTATCCCAGGCCAGGCCTATGCCGCTGACCAGCCGTTGATCGTCTTCGACGGCGTCTGCGTGTTCTGCTCGGGCTTCGTCCAGACGATCGTCAAGCTCGACCGCGACAAGCGCTTCCGCTTCGCCACGGCGCAATCGCCGTTCGGCGAGGCGCTGTTTCGCAAATACGGCCTGCCGACCGACAATTACGAAACCAATCTCGCCGTCATCGACGGCGAAGCCTTCACGAAGCTCGACAGTTTCGTCGCCGTCATGGCCGCGCTTGGCTGGCCGTGGCGCGCCGCAAGGCTGCTGCTCGTCCTGCCGCGGCCGCTGCGCGACTGGCTTTACGACCGCGTCGCCAAGAACCGCTACGCGCTGTTCGGCAGGAAGGACAGTTGCGACATTCCTTCGGCCGAGTTGCGGGAGCGGTTGATCGGCTAG